In one Desulfoferula mesophila genomic region, the following are encoded:
- a CDS encoding bi-domain-containing oxidoreductase — translation MKAVLQNFKTGEMSITEVPPPRLQPGGVVVQNVASLISGGTEKAAVELAKMNPLQKARARPDLVKKVLAKAGQEGLLGTVRIVGNLVSAPLPLGYSCAGVVRQAGGKVTDIAPGQRVACAGLGYANHAEMVYVPRNLVVPIPEQVTYEQASYVTVGAIALHCVRQASPSFGESVAVIGLGLVGQIIAQICSAAGCRVFGIDTDPAKVSLARSNGADAGAIADDANLQAEVMAFTRSKGADAVIVAAGTKSSEPLATAAEIARDRARVVAVGDVGHKVPRREYYEKELVLMQSRSYGPGRYDPLYEEHGVDYPIGYVRWTENRNMQSFLDLVAAGKINLDALTTHRFPIEQAMDGYALLLGKKREPYIGIVLQYDKDRPQPAKVAMAPPAPPKGDAQIAVSVIGAGQFAQGLLLPALKKVPGVRIKGVATGSGLTARNVAQRYRAETISSDYKDLLAEQDLHGLIVATRHDTHAEIVTTVLNSGRSCFVEKPLALNKDELRGVVKASLENPGFVLTGFNRRFSGLSQALRREMEGKTLVMNYRVNAGPIPAEHWHQDSEVGGGRIIGEVCHFVDLMQYLCGADPVAALATSLGRDVAKPADPDNLIAQLQFADGSIGVITYTSVGDPGFSKERLEVFGGGMAGVIDNWRSLGISGQGRKINKKCRLQSDKGFEQEMAAYVDGIKTGLSPISLQSQVATTLATFAIRESLRTGAAAQVGDLETLLAEDA, via the coding sequence ATGAAAGCCGTTCTGCAAAATTTCAAAACAGGCGAGATGTCCATAACCGAAGTGCCTCCTCCCCGGCTTCAGCCCGGCGGAGTTGTCGTACAGAACGTCGCTTCGCTGATCAGCGGGGGAACCGAAAAGGCCGCGGTCGAGCTGGCCAAAATGAACCCCTTGCAAAAGGCCAGGGCCAGGCCGGATCTGGTAAAAAAAGTTTTGGCCAAGGCCGGCCAAGAGGGTCTGCTGGGCACGGTGCGCATAGTTGGCAACCTGGTCTCCGCCCCGCTGCCCTTGGGCTATAGCTGCGCTGGGGTGGTGAGGCAAGCGGGCGGCAAGGTGACCGACATCGCTCCGGGCCAGAGGGTGGCGTGCGCCGGCCTTGGCTACGCCAACCATGCTGAAATGGTCTACGTCCCCAGAAACCTGGTGGTGCCTATCCCGGAACAGGTGACCTACGAGCAGGCGTCCTATGTCACCGTCGGGGCCATAGCGTTGCATTGCGTGCGCCAGGCCTCGCCTTCCTTCGGGGAGAGCGTGGCCGTTATCGGCCTGGGACTGGTGGGACAGATCATCGCCCAGATTTGCAGCGCGGCCGGGTGCCGGGTGTTCGGTATCGATACGGACCCGGCCAAGGTGTCCCTGGCCCGCTCCAACGGCGCGGATGCCGGCGCCATTGCCGACGATGCCAACTTGCAAGCCGAGGTAATGGCCTTCACCCGCTCCAAGGGCGCGGACGCGGTGATAGTCGCGGCCGGCACCAAAAGCAGTGAACCGCTGGCCACCGCGGCCGAAATAGCCAGGGACCGGGCTCGGGTGGTGGCGGTGGGAGATGTCGGGCACAAGGTTCCCCGGCGTGAGTACTATGAAAAAGAGCTCGTGCTCATGCAGTCACGCTCCTATGGGCCGGGCCGGTACGATCCCCTTTATGAAGAGCACGGGGTGGACTATCCCATCGGGTACGTGCGCTGGACCGAAAACCGCAACATGCAGTCCTTTCTGGATCTGGTGGCCGCGGGCAAAATAAACCTGGACGCCTTGACCACCCACCGCTTTCCCATAGAGCAGGCCATGGACGGCTATGCCTTGCTGCTGGGAAAAAAGCGGGAGCCCTATATCGGGATCGTATTGCAGTACGACAAGGATCGTCCCCAGCCGGCCAAGGTGGCCATGGCGCCGCCCGCGCCGCCCAAGGGTGACGCCCAAATCGCCGTGAGCGTTATAGGGGCGGGGCAGTTCGCCCAAGGCCTCCTCCTGCCGGCCTTGAAAAAAGTGCCCGGGGTGCGGATCAAAGGCGTCGCCACCGGCAGCGGCCTGACCGCCCGCAATGTCGCCCAACGCTACCGGGCCGAGACCATCTCTTCGGATTACAAGGATCTGCTGGCTGAGCAAGACCTCCACGGATTGATTGTGGCCACCCGGCACGATACCCACGCCGAGATCGTAACCACGGTGTTGAACTCCGGCCGGTCCTGCTTTGTGGAAAAACCCCTGGCTCTCAACAAGGATGAGCTGCGAGGCGTGGTCAAGGCCTCGCTGGAGAACCCGGGCTTTGTGCTTACCGGGTTCAATCGGCGTTTTTCAGGTCTCTCCCAGGCGCTGCGCCGGGAGATGGAGGGGAAAACGCTGGTCATGAATTATCGCGTCAACGCCGGGCCCATTCCCGCGGAACATTGGCACCAGGATTCGGAGGTCGGCGGCGGCCGCATAATCGGCGAGGTGTGCCATTTCGTGGACCTGATGCAGTACCTTTGCGGCGCCGACCCGGTTGCGGCCTTGGCGACCTCGCTGGGGCGGGACGTGGCCAAGCCGGCGGACCCGGACAACCTAATAGCCCAACTTCAGTTCGCCGATGGGTCCATCGGCGTGATCACCTACACCTCCGTGGGCGATCCCGGTTTTTCCAAAGAGCGCCTGGAGGTATTCGGCGGGGGTATGGCCGGAGTCATAGACAACTGGCGCTCCCTGGGCATCAGTGGCCAGGGTCGCAAAATCAACAAGAAGTGCCGGCTGCAATCCGACAAGGGCTTTGAGCAGGAGATGGCCGCCTATGTGGACGGGATAAAGACGGGGCTCTCCCCCATCTCCTTGCAATCCCAGGTGGCGACCACGTTGGCGACCTTTGCCATCAGGGAATCCCTACGAACCGGCGCCGCGGCCCAAGTCGGCGATTTGGAAACTTTATTGGCGGAAGACGCATGA
- the asnB gene encoding asparagine synthase (glutamine-hydrolyzing), which translates to MCGIITIAGDINGGERLAPMLDIIMHRGPDDSGVYTHKTFSLGMRRLSIIDINKGQQPQFSPDGRYAIVYNGEIYNYQDIQRALKEQGAVFQSNSDTEVVLHLYERLGIDCLQYLRGMFALAILDTVEGILFVARDRMGIKPLYYYYNNGLFVAASEIKALLRHPAVPRSLNHASLDSYLTLRYVPGPDCLLHGVKKFPAANYMYYKNGNIQFKRYWTPPVAESSEMSDGEALDRFGELFNEATRIRMISERPVGLFLSGGLDSTAIAASVRRNFDKPMKTFSVGFGWKGDELSAAAATARKLGFEHHEVLCRPQDTALLPEIAWHLDEPLGDAIVLPMYLLARAASQEVTVVQSGEGADEMLGGYFMHKVVRWADLYSRFVPGLLHKGGVMALAGAMPAKFLNLLFDYPGDLGESGKLRLLELLSSFKNAGPKEHYTKVIALFTRADKLRLLRPDTLKLLEDESLPVEKARLKRLSLSELLALQFDHWLPDDILCKLDKLTMAHSLEGRVPFMDHVLVEFLLSLPPRQKLTLFSNKVILRRWLKANAHPEMASKKKIPFYIPLEQYLSQEPLKSLIGDYLSEERIGRAGIFNPNEVARLRRLSAGHGVLASKQLFSLLMFEMWREKFLGA; encoded by the coding sequence ATGTGCGGAATCATAACAATTGCCGGCGATATAAATGGTGGAGAACGCCTGGCGCCGATGCTGGACATAATAATGCATCGCGGGCCGGATGATTCCGGTGTTTACACTCACAAAACGTTTTCTTTGGGGATGAGGCGCCTCTCCATTATTGATATTAACAAGGGCCAGCAGCCACAGTTCAGCCCTGACGGCCGTTATGCCATTGTTTATAACGGCGAAATTTATAATTACCAAGACATCCAACGGGCGTTGAAAGAGCAGGGCGCAGTCTTTCAAAGCAATTCCGATACGGAAGTCGTTTTGCACCTGTATGAGCGCCTTGGAATCGATTGTCTGCAATATTTGCGGGGCATGTTTGCCTTGGCCATTTTGGATACGGTCGAGGGCATTCTGTTTGTCGCTCGAGACCGCATGGGGATAAAGCCTTTATATTATTATTATAATAATGGATTATTCGTTGCGGCCTCCGAGATCAAGGCCTTGCTGAGGCATCCCGCCGTGCCTCGTTCCTTGAACCATGCTTCTTTGGATTCATACCTTACCCTGCGTTACGTGCCGGGCCCCGATTGTCTCTTGCACGGGGTCAAAAAATTCCCCGCCGCCAACTACATGTATTATAAAAACGGCAACATCCAGTTCAAACGCTACTGGACCCCGCCGGTTGCCGAATCATCCGAAATGTCCGATGGCGAGGCCTTGGACAGGTTCGGCGAGTTGTTCAACGAGGCCACTCGCATCAGGATGATAAGCGAAAGGCCGGTTGGCCTTTTCTTGAGCGGAGGGCTGGACTCCACCGCCATCGCCGCTTCGGTGCGCCGCAATTTTGACAAACCCATGAAAACCTTTTCCGTGGGCTTCGGCTGGAAGGGTGACGAGCTGTCCGCCGCGGCCGCCACGGCCAGAAAGTTGGGTTTCGAACATCACGAAGTTTTGTGCCGCCCCCAAGACACCGCTTTGTTGCCGGAGATAGCCTGGCATCTTGACGAGCCCCTGGGTGACGCCATCGTTCTGCCGATGTACCTGTTGGCCAGGGCGGCTTCCCAAGAGGTTACGGTAGTGCAGAGCGGTGAGGGCGCCGATGAAATGCTGGGGGGCTATTTCATGCACAAGGTGGTGCGCTGGGCCGACCTGTACTCGCGTTTTGTGCCCGGCCTGTTGCACAAGGGAGGGGTTATGGCCCTGGCCGGCGCCATGCCGGCCAAATTCCTGAACCTGCTGTTCGACTATCCCGGCGACCTGGGCGAGTCTGGAAAATTACGTCTATTGGAATTATTAAGCTCGTTTAAAAATGCCGGCCCCAAGGAACACTATACGAAAGTAATCGCCCTTTTCACCCGAGCCGACAAGCTGCGCCTGCTGCGGCCGGACACACTGAAGTTGTTGGAAGATGAATCGCTGCCCGTGGAAAAGGCGAGACTCAAGCGGCTCAGCCTGAGCGAACTCTTGGCGCTTCAATTCGATCATTGGCTGCCGGATGACATTCTATGCAAACTGGACAAGCTGACGATGGCCCACTCCCTCGAAGGCAGGGTGCCCTTCATGGATCATGTCCTTGTGGAGTTTTTGTTGAGTCTTCCCCCCCGCCAAAAGCTGACCCTGTTTTCCAACAAGGTGATTTTGCGCCGTTGGCTGAAGGCTAATGCTCATCCTGAAATGGCTTCTAAGAAAAAGATCCCCTTTTATATCCCCTTGGAGCAATACCTCTCCCAAGAGCCGCTAAAGAGCCTGATTGGCGATTATCTGAGCGAAGAGCGCATAGGCAGGGCGGGCATATTCAATCCCAACGAAGTCGCCAGGCTCAGACGTCTGTCCGCCGGGCACGGCGTTCTGGCGAGCAAACAGCTTTTCTCCCTTTTGATGTTTGAAATGTGGCGCGAAAAGTTCTTGGGCGCATAA
- a CDS encoding autotransporter domain-containing protein, producing MPSRVKLVSTVLFLFLLMFSPSASFADNYEVDSTVSSVVGTENADTVNVNTPSGVVTNQVQTRGGDDTINNYNQVGSYIDGGDGADTITNSGSVGAYVTGGVNSNGVTSGGNTISNTSTGTVASDVVGSDNRGTSSSGGENQISNAGSISGNVFGSKNTGADSSGGTNTIDNQGSVGGAITGSHNQSAGTSGGDNTVNNSGTVSSSVYGSRNSGLGAEGGGNEVTNEETGQINGNMIGSDNTNTGNIGGGNTVSNLGTVNMTVAGSSNFGENSSGGGNQVSNGSTTVTGSAATVKDALMGSLNQGSGASGGSNTVDNYGVVNSSTYGSRNAGQDSSGGDNTVTNHEGGTINGHLVGTENSGSGSAGGGNTLGNSGTVNQFVYGSLNSGQDSLGGTNTINNNSTGLVKGDLIGTQNQGSGSSGGENQITNDGSIQGSVYGNLNSGYDSSGGFNEIANNSGATVTGDVLGADNRGELSSGGDNQITNAGTISGNVYGSKNTGPGSSGENNTIANKTGGTVKGSIYGSYNDAQGVSGGANDIGNTGSVEGSIVGSMNTAQGANGGSNTINNGTLGVGTVDTDVIGSVNQTQDTSGGSNIINNAGTVGGKMVGSLNSGFDSVGGNNTITNRAFGTVEGDVVGSLNMGNGSSGGSNTITNQTLATVKGNVIGAQNSEAGASGGSNTITNQGTVEGDVIGSENSNANTSGGSNTINNAGEVQGTIIGSRNSGNGSTSTPNTINNQLGGSAGYIVGTDNVASNVSGGGNTINNRGTVTNDMIGSRNSGEGASGGSNTITNRTFSTVEGDVIGSLNSGTASSGGSNTITNQTLGTVEGDVIGSLNSGENSSGGGNTINNAGEVQGTIIGSRNSGNGSTSTPNTINNQLGGSAGYIVGTDNVASNVSGGGNTINNWSTVTNDMIGSRNSGEGASGGSNTLTNRTFSTVEGDVIGSLNSGENSSGGSNTINNQTLGTVEGEVIGSVNIGENSSGGSNTIRNQTGGTVKGSIYGSYNYAQEVSGGANDIGNTGSVEGSIVGSMNTAQGANGGSNTINNGTLGIVEGDVVGSVNSGTASNGGSNTINNGTLGIVEGDVVGSINSGTASNGGSNTITNEGLAVVEGDVIGSLNSGENSSGGSNTINNYGAALSDVVGSRNSGDDATSGSNILTNGNGTDPATIAGNLIGTQNSGVGSSGGSNQITNNSIVLGNIIGSENSGDGASGGDNTINNDGVATLDIAGSNNAGTGSSGGDNTINHTGAAAYVYGSMNSGEDSSGGGNTINAKSSVLFGLYGSGNSGLNSEGGSNTIITSEDFAATATGSLNNGTGSSGGENTLTNEGTNTVGLIGSHNSGDVSSGGSNIIANKATVTGDIQGSLSDGAGSSGGENRITNTGTVEGNIYGSVNTGVGSSGGSNIIANKATVTGDIQGSLSDGAGSSGGENRITNTGTVEGNIYGSVNTGVGSSGGGNTILNKGTVGGSIYGSYNTGAGSTATGNYIYNYGTVLDSIYAGIGDDTVYLASTSAVTNWVDGQAGYDTLVFINGGTFTGTGVAQFINFERAEFDYPGTTTIAGVLNLSDMDVYINDGTVLVNGTFISDTLTNYATLGGSGRINADVINYGVISPGNSIGTLAINGNLTFMNGSIYLLEIGANGATDLVEVSGKTVINNAYIHTYLPRALYADGTSWRILTSSGGVTGNFAGIVGQPNSVVLSLASVNQGDAIDLVLNRKSYGYFADTPSGAQVGRGMDKLVPVATGNMESLLLSMDWDMNASQINNVLTQLNPEMYTAFTTASFATGSLFSDTMSRRLEEMRQRKALNLDTQKSATGPVQLAAAETVPMAGLGQGASCDNTGWTLWGRAMGLWNNQDAEGGYLGFRQSGGGAALGADGLLNSWFRLGVAVGATRTDLSFSRANDSGDQEAFHAGLYGQATFGETYLRAALSYARLSNDSSRQVTLGSIDDQAKGDFDGNLFGAGLEAGYDWRFAPDWLLEPMASLQYQRVQQDGFTESGIGWLGYNIENDDDDSFVSRLGVRLTRLFKTDNWELLPRVGLAWLHQFSDSNPSLTASFIDYGAQSFSVEGAPPAGDLAEFEAGFTASTNYCVSFFTDYRISYADDYQEQILSVGLQYQF from the coding sequence ATGCCTAGTAGGGTCAAGCTGGTTAGCACAGTTCTATTCCTATTCCTCTTAATGTTTTCTCCCTCTGCTTCTTTTGCAGACAACTACGAAGTTGACAGCACTGTAAGCAGCGTTGTCGGCACGGAAAATGCCGACACCGTAAACGTAAACACGCCATCAGGGGTGGTCACCAACCAGGTGCAAACCAGGGGTGGTGACGACACTATCAACAACTATAATCAAGTCGGCAGCTACATAGACGGTGGCGACGGCGCCGACACGATCACCAACTCGGGCAGCGTAGGTGCCTATGTCACCGGCGGCGTCAACAGCAATGGCGTGACCAGCGGCGGCAACACCATCAGCAACACCTCCACCGGCACCGTGGCCAGCGACGTGGTCGGTTCGGACAACCGCGGGACTTCCAGCAGCGGCGGCGAAAACCAGATATCCAACGCCGGCAGCATCTCCGGCAACGTATTTGGCAGCAAGAACACCGGCGCCGATTCCAGCGGCGGAACCAACACCATCGACAACCAGGGCAGCGTCGGCGGCGCCATCACCGGCTCGCACAACCAAAGCGCGGGAACCAGCGGTGGCGATAACACGGTGAACAACTCCGGCACCGTCTCCTCCAGCGTTTACGGCAGCCGCAACTCCGGCCTGGGCGCCGAAGGCGGCGGCAACGAGGTTACCAACGAGGAAACCGGCCAGATCAACGGCAACATGATCGGCTCGGACAACACCAACACCGGCAACATCGGCGGCGGCAACACCGTCAGCAACCTCGGCACCGTGAACATGACGGTGGCGGGCAGCAGCAACTTCGGCGAGAATTCCAGCGGCGGCGGCAACCAGGTAAGCAACGGCTCCACCACCGTTACCGGTTCGGCGGCCACCGTCAAAGACGCCCTGATGGGCTCGCTGAACCAGGGGAGCGGCGCCAGCGGCGGCAGCAACACCGTGGACAACTACGGCGTGGTGAATTCCAGCACCTACGGCAGCCGCAACGCGGGCCAGGACAGCAGCGGCGGCGACAACACCGTCACCAACCATGAGGGCGGCACCATCAACGGCCATCTGGTGGGCACGGAAAACAGCGGTTCCGGAAGCGCGGGCGGCGGGAACACCCTAGGCAACTCCGGTACGGTGAACCAGTTCGTCTACGGCAGCCTCAACTCGGGGCAGGACTCCCTCGGCGGCACCAACACCATCAACAACAACAGCACCGGCCTGGTCAAGGGCGACCTGATCGGCACCCAGAACCAGGGCTCCGGCAGCAGCGGCGGCGAGAACCAGATCACCAACGACGGCAGCATCCAGGGCAGCGTCTACGGCAACCTCAACTCCGGCTACGACAGCAGCGGCGGCTTCAACGAGATCGCCAACAACTCCGGCGCCACCGTGACCGGCGACGTCCTTGGCGCGGACAACCGCGGCGAGCTCAGCAGCGGCGGCGACAACCAGATAACCAACGCCGGCACCATCTCGGGCAACGTATACGGCAGCAAGAACACCGGCCCCGGCTCCAGCGGCGAAAACAACACCATCGCCAACAAGACCGGCGGTACCGTCAAGGGCAGCATCTACGGCTCTTACAACGACGCCCAGGGAGTCAGCGGCGGAGCCAACGATATAGGCAACACCGGCAGCGTCGAGGGCAGCATCGTGGGCAGTATGAACACGGCCCAGGGCGCCAACGGCGGATCCAACACCATCAACAACGGCACCCTAGGCGTCGGGACCGTGGATACCGATGTCATCGGCTCGGTCAACCAGACCCAGGACACCAGCGGCGGCTCCAACATCATCAATAACGCCGGCACCGTGGGCGGCAAGATGGTCGGCAGCCTCAACTCCGGCTTCGACAGCGTAGGCGGCAACAACACCATCACCAACCGGGCCTTCGGCACGGTGGAAGGCGATGTGGTGGGCTCGCTGAACATGGGCAACGGTTCCAGCGGCGGCAGCAACACCATCACCAACCAGACCCTGGCCACCGTCAAGGGCAACGTGATCGGCGCGCAAAACAGCGAGGCCGGGGCCAGCGGCGGCTCCAACACCATCACCAACCAGGGCACCGTCGAAGGCGACGTGATCGGCTCCGAAAACAGCAATGCCAACACCAGCGGCGGCTCCAACACCATCAACAACGCCGGCGAGGTGCAGGGCACCATCATCGGCAGCCGCAACTCGGGTAACGGCTCCACCAGCACCCCCAACACCATCAACAATCAGCTCGGCGGCAGCGCGGGCTACATCGTGGGCACGGACAACGTCGCTTCCAACGTGAGCGGCGGCGGAAACACCATCAACAACCGGGGCACCGTCACCAACGACATGATCGGCAGCCGCAACTCGGGCGAGGGCGCCAGCGGCGGATCCAACACCATCACCAACCGGACCTTCAGCACCGTCGAAGGCGACGTGATCGGCTCGCTCAACAGCGGTACGGCCAGCAGCGGCGGCTCCAACACCATCACCAACCAAACCCTGGGCACCGTCGAAGGCGACGTGATCGGCTCGCTCAACAGCGGCGAAAACTCCAGCGGCGGCGGCAACACCATCAACAACGCCGGCGAGGTGCAGGGCACCATCATCGGCAGCCGCAACTCGGGTAACGGCTCCACCAGCACCCCCAACACCATCAACAATCAGCTCGGCGGCAGCGCGGGCTACATCGTGGGCACGGACAACGTCGCTTCCAACGTGAGCGGCGGCGGAAACACCATCAACAACTGGAGCACCGTCACCAACGACATGATCGGCAGCCGCAACTCGGGCGAGGGCGCCAGCGGCGGATCCAACACCCTCACCAACCGGACCTTCAGCACCGTCGAAGGCGACGTGATCGGCTCGCTCAACAGCGGCGAAAACTCCAGCGGCGGCAGCAACACCATCAACAACCAAACCCTGGGCACCGTCGAAGGCGAGGTGATCGGCTCCGTCAACATCGGCGAAAACTCCAGCGGCGGATCCAACACCATACGCAACCAGACCGGCGGTACCGTCAAGGGCAGCATCTACGGCTCTTACAACTACGCCCAGGAAGTCAGCGGCGGCGCCAACGATATAGGCAACACCGGCAGCGTCGAGGGCAGCATCGTGGGCAGTATGAACACGGCCCAGGGCGCCAACGGCGGCTCCAACACCATTAACAACGGGACCCTGGGCATCGTCGAAGGCGACGTGGTCGGCTCCGTCAACAGCGGTACGGCCAGCAACGGCGGCTCCAACACCATTAACAACGGGACCCTGGGCATCGTCGAAGGCGACGTGGTCGGCTCCATCAACAGCGGTACGGCCAGCAACGGCGGCTCCAACACCATCACCAACGAGGGCTTGGCCGTCGTCGAAGGCGATGTGATCGGCTCGCTCAACAGCGGCGAAAACTCCAGCGGCGGCAGCAACACCATCAACAACTATGGCGCCGCGCTGAGCGACGTGGTAGGCAGCCGCAACTCCGGTGATGACGCCACCAGCGGCTCCAACATCCTGACCAACGGGAATGGAACGGATCCGGCCACGATCGCCGGGAACTTGATCGGCACCCAGAACAGCGGCGTCGGCTCCAGCGGCGGCAGCAACCAGATAACCAACAACAGCATCGTCCTGGGCAACATCATCGGCAGCGAAAACTCCGGTGACGGAGCCAGCGGCGGCGACAACACCATCAACAACGATGGCGTGGCCACCCTAGACATCGCCGGATCGAACAACGCCGGCACCGGCAGCAGCGGCGGCGACAATACCATCAACCACACCGGCGCGGCCGCCTATGTCTACGGCTCGATGAACTCGGGCGAAGACAGCAGCGGCGGCGGAAACACCATCAACGCCAAAAGCAGCGTCTTGTTCGGGCTCTACGGCAGCGGCAACTCCGGCCTGAACAGCGAGGGCGGCTCCAACACCATCATCACCTCGGAAGATTTCGCGGCCACGGCCACCGGCAGCCTCAACAACGGCACCGGCAGCAGCGGCGGCGAGAACACCCTGACCAACGAGGGGACCAACACGGTGGGGCTGATCGGCAGCCACAACTCGGGCGACGTCAGCAGCGGCGGCTCCAACATCATCGCCAACAAGGCCACCGTCACCGGCGATATCCAAGGCAGCCTCAGCGATGGCGCCGGCTCCAGCGGCGGAGAGAACCGGATAACCAACACCGGCACCGTGGAAGGCAACATCTACGGCAGCGTTAACACCGGCGTTGGCAGCAGCGGCGGCTCCAACATCATCGCCAACAAGGCCACCGTCACCGGCGATATCCAAGGCAGCCTCAGCGATGGCGCCGGCTCCAGCGGCGGAGAGAACCGGATAACCAACACCGGCACCGTGGAAGGCAACATCTACGGCAGCGTTAACACCGGCGTTGGCAGCAGCGGCGGCGGAAACACCATCCTCAACAAGGGAACGGTGGGAGGCAGCATCTACGGCTCCTACAACACCGGCGCCGGCAGCACCGCCACGGGCAACTACATCTATAACTACGGCACGGTGCTCGACAGCATCTACGCCGGCATCGGCGACGACACCGTGTACCTCGCCTCCACCTCCGCGGTGACCAACTGGGTGGACGGCCAGGCCGGCTACGACACCCTGGTGTTCATCAACGGCGGGACCTTCACCGGCACCGGCGTGGCCCAGTTCATCAACTTTGAACGCGCCGAGTTCGACTACCCGGGCACCACGACGATCGCCGGGGTGCTCAACCTCTCGGACATGGACGTGTACATCAACGACGGAACCGTCCTGGTCAACGGCACCTTCATCAGCGACACCCTGACCAACTACGCCACCCTGGGCGGCTCGGGCAGGATCAACGCCGACGTGATCAACTACGGCGTCATCAGCCCGGGCAACTCCATCGGCACCCTGGCCATCAACGGCAACCTGACCTTCATGAACGGCTCCATTTACCTGTTGGAGATTGGGGCCAACGGCGCCACCGACCTGGTGGAGGTCAGCGGCAAGACCGTCATTAACAACGCCTACATCCACACCTATCTGCCTCGGGCGCTCTACGCCGACGGCACCTCCTGGCGTATCCTGACCTCCTCCGGAGGCGTCACCGGCAACTTCGCCGGCATCGTGGGCCAGCCCAACTCGGTGGTGCTGAGCCTGGCCTCGGTGAACCAGGGCGACGCCATAGACCTGGTGCTCAACCGCAAGTCCTACGGCTACTTTGCCGACACCCCCAGCGGCGCCCAGGTGGGCCGCGGCATGGACAAGCTGGTCCCCGTGGCCACCGGCAACATGGAATCCCTGTTGCTGTCCATGGACTGGGACATGAACGCCAGCCAGATCAACAACGTTCTGACCCAGCTCAACCCCGAGATGTACACCGCCTTCACCACGGCCTCCTTCGCCACGGGCAGCCTGTTCTCGGACACCATGTCCCGCCGCCTGGAGGAGATGCGCCAGCGTAAGGCCCTCAACCTGGACACTCAAAAGAGCGCCACCGGTCCGGTGCAGTTGGCCGCGGCCGAGACCGTGCCCATGGCCGGCCTGGGCCAGGGCGCGAGCTGCGACAATACCGGATGGACCCTGTGGGGCCGTGCCATGGGTCTGTGGAACAACCAGGACGCCGAGGGCGGCTATCTGGGCTTTCGCCAGAGCGGCGGCGGCGCGGCCCTGGGCGCGGACGGCCTGCTCAACAGCTGGTTCCGCCTGGGCGTGGCCGTGGGCGCCACCCGCACCGACCTCAGCTTCAGCCGCGCCAACGACAGCGGCGATCAGGAGGCCTTCCACGCCGGTCTGTACGGTCAGGCCACCTTTGGCGAAACCTACCTGCGCGCGGCGCTTTCCTACGCCCGCCTGAGCAACGACTCCAGCCGCCAGGTCACCCTGGGTTCCATCGACGACCAGGCCAAGGGCGACTTTGACGGCAACCTGTTCGGCGCGGGCCTGGAGGCCGGCTACGACTGGCGCTTTGCCCCTGACTGGCTCCTGGAGCCCATGGCCTCCCTGCAGTACCAGCGCGTCCAGCAGGACGGCTTCACCGAGAGCGGCATCGGCTGGCTGGGCTACAACATCGAAAACGACGACGACGACTCGTTCGTGTCGCGCCTGGGTGTGCGCCTTACCCGCCTGTTCAAGACCGATAACTGGGAGCTGCTGCCTCGCGTGGGCTTGGCCTGGCTCCACCAGTTCTCCGACAGCAACCCCAGCCTGACCGCCAGCTTCATCGACTACGGCGCTCAGAGCTTCTCGGTGGAAGGCGCGCCTCCCGCGGGCGACCTGGCCGAGTTCGAGGCCGGCTTCACCGCCAGCACCAATTACTGCGTGTCCTTCTTCACCGATTACCGCATTTCCTATGCCGACGATTACCAAGAGCAGATCCTGAGCGTCGGCTTGCAGTACCAATTCTAG